A stretch of Clostridia bacterium DNA encodes these proteins:
- a CDS encoding orotate phosphoribosyltransferase: MLTNEQIIEIFEESEALLNGHFRLTSGRHSGQYVQCAQVLKFPEYTEALCEHMAESFVDDEVDLVVGPAMGGVTLSYEMARQLGTPSLFTERVDNKMTLRRNFFIPKGARVLVTEDVTTTGGSVIEVINLVREAGGVVVGTAVLVDRSGGTLDLGVDKQVSALTLDVVSFDAEECPLCKDGVPIVKPGSRKVD; the protein is encoded by the coding sequence ATGTTAACGAATGAACAAATAATTGAAATCTTTGAGGAATCCGAAGCTTTACTGAATGGGCATTTCAGATTAACTTCAGGTAGACATAGTGGACAATATGTACAATGTGCTCAAGTACTCAAGTTCCCAGAATACACGGAAGCACTCTGCGAACATATGGCAGAGTCTTTTGTAGATGATGAAGTAGATTTGGTGGTAGGCCCGGCAATGGGTGGGGTGACTCTTTCTTATGAGATGGCACGCCAACTGGGTACACCTAGTCTTTTTACAGAACGTGTGGACAACAAAATGACCCTAAGAAGGAACTTTTTTATACCTAAGGGTGCAAGAGTCTTGGTCACTGAAGATGTGACGACGACGGGTGGCTCAGTAATCGAAGTGATTAACTTAGTGCGAGAAGCTGGTGGCGTGGTAGTAGGCACTGCTGTGCTAGTAGACCGTTCCGGCGGAACATTGGATTTGGGCGTGGATAAACAGGTAAGTGCTCTAACTTTAGACGTGGTCAGCTTTGATGCAGAAGAATGTCCTTTGTGTAAAGATGGCGTTCCCATTGTAAAACCAGGCTCTAGAAAAGTAGATTAA
- a CDS encoding dihydroorotate dehydrogenase electron transfer subunit, producing MPYAIQGKVISNVSLNHQVYRMEIECPDIANEAYPGQFIQIGSSNEASPLLNRPISIARIIPGGLQIMYAVVGPGTLQLSRKQEEDKLKIIGPLGHGFSWTAEMKKVLLVGGGIGVAPLHALAEALYEEQVEIHTILGFNSQKDVFSQEQLAKWSKKLWVTTMDGTCGIKGHACTPLEGLVSISEYDHVYACGPKPMLKALAKICNTRHIPCSLSMEEYMACGIGVCLGCVTRILNQNQEETYERVCVEGPVFSSREVVFDD from the coding sequence ATGCCTTATGCGATACAAGGAAAAGTAATTAGTAATGTTTCCTTAAACCACCAGGTATACCGGATGGAAATAGAATGTCCGGATATTGCTAACGAAGCGTATCCTGGACAGTTTATACAGATTGGATCTAGTAATGAAGCTTCACCGCTTCTGAATCGACCGATAAGTATTGCTCGAATTATCCCGGGTGGTTTACAAATTATGTATGCTGTAGTAGGGCCTGGCACCCTGCAGCTTTCTCGAAAGCAAGAAGAAGACAAGCTAAAGATTATTGGACCGTTGGGTCATGGATTTAGCTGGACAGCAGAAATGAAAAAAGTCCTACTAGTTGGAGGGGGTATTGGTGTTGCGCCGTTACACGCTTTGGCAGAAGCACTATATGAAGAACAGGTAGAAATCCATACTATTTTGGGCTTTAATTCTCAAAAAGATGTCTTTTCGCAAGAGCAACTTGCAAAATGGAGCAAGAAACTATGGGTGACTACCATGGACGGTACATGTGGTATTAAGGGACATGCTTGTACGCCACTTGAAGGCCTAGTGTCTATTTCAGAATACGACCATGTCTACGCCTGCGGACCAAAACCCATGTTGAAGGCCCTAGCCAAGATTTGTAACACAAGACATATTCCTTGTAGTCTTTCCATGGAGGAATATATGGCGTGCGGTATTGGGGTATGTTTGGGTTGCGTTACAAGAATTCTTAACCAAAACCAAGAAGAGACCTATGAACGAGTCTGTGTGGAGGGGCCTGTTTTTTCAAGCAGAGAGGTGGTTTTCGATGACTGA
- a CDS encoding dihydroorotase has product MVNLLIKQVRWVNPYEQTDEIKDIYIREGEIAIVGNNLNPERVETIDGDGLVLCPGFIDMHVHLREPGYEHKETILTGMQAAAHGGFTAIAPMPNSKPAADSAKTIRYILDKSEAGPVEVLPIGAITQGLKGEKLTDLAELKKAGVVAFSDDGMAVMDSETMKNAMQISKGLGAVVIDHCEDLSLTKNGVLNKGPISEQLGLPGIPRAAEDIMTARDILLAKEYDLPIHIAHVSTKTSVDLIRHAKAEGVDVTAEATPHHFSLTDESLLTNDANYKVSPPLRGEMDRLAVVEAIKDGTIDMFTTDHAPHSQEEKAKGLENAPKGMIGLETCFGVINTELVRKGVIDLVKAIEMLTIAPYTRFSLPEQCGNPMEGLANLVLIDPERKWEVRREDFYSKSINSPFLGTELYGKVLMTIAGGDLAMRDDNVTF; this is encoded by the coding sequence ATGGTTAATCTATTGATTAAACAGGTCCGCTGGGTAAATCCTTATGAGCAAACGGATGAGATTAAGGATATCTATATTCGTGAAGGCGAGATTGCTATCGTCGGAAATAACCTCAATCCGGAAAGAGTGGAGACCATCGATGGAGATGGGTTGGTATTATGCCCAGGATTTATTGATATGCATGTACATTTGCGAGAACCAGGGTATGAGCATAAGGAAACAATTCTTACCGGGATGCAGGCTGCTGCCCATGGCGGTTTCACAGCGATTGCGCCTATGCCCAATTCTAAGCCGGCAGCAGACTCCGCAAAGACGATTCGCTACATATTGGATAAAAGCGAGGCAGGCCCGGTAGAAGTCTTACCCATAGGGGCGATAACACAAGGACTGAAAGGGGAAAAGTTGACCGATTTGGCTGAATTGAAGAAGGCTGGTGTTGTGGCTTTCTCCGATGATGGTATGGCTGTCATGGATTCAGAAACCATGAAAAATGCCATGCAAATTTCAAAAGGATTGGGTGCTGTAGTTATCGACCACTGCGAGGATCTTTCGCTCACCAAAAATGGTGTATTGAACAAAGGCCCCATCTCTGAACAACTAGGTTTACCGGGTATTCCTAGGGCAGCGGAAGACATTATGACAGCAAGAGATATTTTACTTGCCAAGGAGTATGATCTTCCTATTCATATTGCCCATGTAAGTACCAAAACCTCCGTAGACTTGATTAGGCATGCTAAGGCAGAGGGGGTTGATGTGACTGCTGAAGCGACTCCGCACCACTTTTCTTTAACCGACGAGAGTCTCCTGACGAATGATGCCAACTACAAAGTAAGTCCTCCTCTCCGGGGTGAAATGGACCGTTTGGCTGTTGTGGAAGCAATAAAGGATGGTACCATAGATATGTTTACTACGGACCATGCACCACATAGCCAAGAGGAGAAGGCAAAGGGGCTAGAAAATGCACCCAAAGGTATGATTGGTCTTGAGACATGTTTTGGGGTTATCAATACGGAATTGGTCAGAAAAGGGGTTATCGATTTGGTGAAGGCCATTGAGATGTTGACCATAGCACCATATACTCGTTTTAGTTTACCGGAGCAATGTGGCAATCCAATGGAAGGACTTGCCAATCTAGTACTTATTGACCCCGAAAGAAAGTGGGAAGTCCGACGTGAAGACTTCTATTCTAAATCGATTAACTCACCATTTTTAGGCACAGAGCTTTATGGGAAAGTGCTGATGACCATAGCTGGAGGAGACTTGGCTATGAGAGACGATAACGTCACATTTTAG
- the pyrF gene encoding orotidine-5'-phosphate decarboxylase → MAKEKLIVALDVDTMQEVEYYVNLLKDEVGMFKIGMQVYNSLGKEVVSRVKELGGKVFLDLKLHDIPNTVAQATRVLTSLGVDIFNVHASGGEEMMRKAAQAAREEAKRLNIPSPMVIAVTILTSLSDEDMQAIGYAEDPTNMVKRLGALSKKAGLDGVVCSPLEATLIREVCGKDFISVTPGVRPANSDVADQKRIMTPKKAIAAGSHYLVVGRPITKADDPVAAARSIVKEMEEAYVNE, encoded by the coding sequence ATGGCTAAGGAAAAACTCATTGTGGCACTGGATGTGGATACAATGCAAGAAGTAGAATATTATGTTAATCTTTTGAAGGACGAAGTGGGTATGTTCAAGATTGGCATGCAAGTCTACAACAGCCTAGGGAAAGAAGTAGTGAGCCGAGTCAAAGAGTTGGGCGGAAAAGTATTCTTGGATCTCAAGTTACACGATATTCCCAACACGGTTGCTCAAGCTACCAGAGTACTTACGAGTTTAGGTGTGGATATATTCAATGTTCATGCGTCTGGTGGTGAAGAGATGATGCGAAAAGCTGCTCAAGCAGCTCGTGAAGAAGCAAAACGTCTAAATATCCCCTCTCCAATGGTTATTGCAGTGACCATCCTGACGAGTCTATCAGATGAGGATATGCAAGCCATAGGGTATGCAGAAGACCCAACAAACATGGTTAAAAGGCTGGGTGCCTTATCTAAAAAGGCAGGTCTCGATGGCGTTGTTTGTTCACCCTTGGAGGCAACTTTGATTCGTGAGGTTTGTGGTAAAGACTTTATCAGTGTGACGCCAGGTGTAAGACCGGCAAATTCAGATGTAGCAGACCAAAAACGGATTATGACACCTAAGAAAGCCATAGCAGCTGGTTCTCATTATTTAGTAGTGGGAAGACCTATTACAAAAGCAGATGACCCAGTAGCTGCGGCTAGAAGCATTGTAAAGGAAATGGAGGAAGCATATGTTAACGAATGA
- a CDS encoding dihydroorotate dehydrogenase, with protein MTDQQVDLSIDLMGLHLKNPVMTASGTCGSGVELLPYMDVSSLGAIVGKGTTLNNKKGNPPGRLMQTSGGLLNCIGLQNQGVDYFLANILPEVGKLDTHFFANISGNTVEEYGILAEKLDVEGISGLEVNISCPNVKSGGLAFGTIPEDARAVTEEVKKHTSKKVLVKLSPNVTDITAIAQAVEDGGADGISLINTLLGMAIDSETMKASLSNTFGGLSGPAVKPVGLRMVYQVYQKVSIPIVGLGGIMNAKDAIEYMLAGATAIQLGTANLVNPAVGLEVIDGIERYMKQKNIKDIKSLVGKAHR; from the coding sequence ATGACTGATCAACAAGTAGACTTATCGATTGATTTGATGGGACTTCACTTAAAGAATCCTGTTATGACTGCTTCGGGAACTTGTGGCTCTGGTGTTGAGCTTTTGCCCTATATGGATGTATCCTCCTTGGGTGCTATAGTAGGGAAGGGTACAACTTTGAATAATAAAAAAGGAAATCCTCCTGGAAGATTGATGCAAACATCTGGAGGACTTCTAAATTGTATTGGTCTTCAAAACCAAGGAGTGGACTATTTCTTAGCAAATATTCTACCGGAGGTAGGGAAACTAGATACCCATTTTTTTGCAAATATTTCTGGCAACACGGTAGAAGAGTATGGAATATTGGCTGAAAAACTAGATGTGGAGGGTATTTCAGGGCTTGAAGTGAATATTTCATGTCCTAATGTTAAGTCTGGTGGCTTGGCTTTCGGTACGATACCAGAAGATGCACGTGCTGTTACCGAGGAGGTCAAAAAGCATACTAGCAAAAAGGTTCTGGTCAAACTTTCACCAAACGTTACCGATATTACCGCAATCGCTCAGGCGGTTGAGGACGGTGGTGCAGATGGAATCAGTCTGATTAACACCTTGTTGGGTATGGCTATAGATAGTGAGACTATGAAAGCGTCGCTATCCAATACATTTGGAGGGCTGTCTGGTCCTGCTGTAAAACCGGTAGGTCTAAGGATGGTTTATCAGGTCTACCAAAAAGTTAGTATTCCCATTGTTGGATTGGGTGGGATCATGAATGCTAAAGATGCTATTGAATATATGCTGGCAGGTGCTACCGCCATCCAATTGGGTACAGCCAATCTGGTGAATCCAGCAGTAGGCCTAGAAGTCATCGATGGTATTGAAAGGTATATGAAACAAAAGAACATAAAAGATATCAAGTCCTTGGTAGGCAAGGCACATAGATAG
- a CDS encoding S-layer homology domain-containing protein, giving the protein MKQKLLIILLATLLVFSVSTMAYAENLVVEPINQELKEQMRTMLQDRIQIRDEAREQLQERIRLHDNDQPCFNDIEGHWAQEQIRSSFYWGLAGGFPDGSFSPNSPTTGTQSVLMVKQLLRSLDGISYDDQDLDEIDWDLVPIWARELMQEKTTMQIAQMSQNYGKANSSRLQFALLLAKSLKIDKMDFDEDKTYYLDQDEIPTSELGYVLALREMGLISGSNNRFYPNREITRAEVVVVLNRVIAQTEARERITQNEENKMQEEKPASG; this is encoded by the coding sequence ATGAAACAAAAATTACTCATTATTCTACTTGCCACGCTACTGGTTTTTAGTGTTTCCACGATGGCGTATGCTGAAAATTTGGTGGTAGAACCAATTAACCAAGAGCTTAAAGAACAGATGCGTACTATGCTACAAGATAGGATTCAGATACGTGATGAAGCACGAGAACAGTTGCAGGAACGTATTAGACTACATGACAATGATCAACCTTGTTTTAATGATATAGAGGGACATTGGGCTCAGGAACAGATTCGTTCATCATTTTATTGGGGCCTTGCAGGTGGATTTCCAGATGGTTCTTTTTCGCCCAATAGCCCCACGACAGGCACACAAAGTGTGCTTATGGTAAAACAGCTACTCCGGAGCCTGGATGGTATTTCATATGATGACCAAGATCTAGATGAAATCGATTGGGACCTTGTTCCAATTTGGGCTAGAGAGCTCATGCAGGAAAAAACAACCATGCAGATTGCTCAAATGAGCCAAAACTATGGTAAAGCAAATAGTAGCAGGCTACAATTTGCTCTTCTGCTAGCCAAAAGTCTGAAAATTGATAAGATGGACTTTGATGAGGATAAGACCTATTACTTAGACCAGGATGAGATACCTACTTCTGAATTGGGATATGTGTTAGCGCTTAGAGAAATGGGCTTGATTAGTGGATCTAATAACAGATTCTATCCTAATAGAGAGATTACAAGAGCCGAAGTGGTTGTTGTTTTAAATAGGGTAATCGCCCAAACTGAAGCTCGTGAGAGAATTACACAGAATGAAGAGAATAAGATGCAAGAAGAAAAACCTGCTTCGGGTTGA